Proteins encoded by one window of Xiphias gladius isolate SHS-SW01 ecotype Sanya breed wild chromosome 15, ASM1685928v1, whole genome shotgun sequence:
- the rfx1b gene encoding MHC class II regulatory factor RFX1 isoform X2 produces the protein MATSGFSEDLQPQQANTVTIATPTATTPSSAKTAHFLSEIPPTSGTTATANQSATASKTGQDVLCSQAPPTQAQSQKAVVLTTPTQHYVSPEIQHSTVQKSNGQSSSPQYIIVTVTEGSVHSNDSLSDSSPPAPGVPTQVVQPVQATPQRSVLQAVSQAAKRIQTGQINNLQSVHINQEVEHVYSGQVQYVDGAGDATFTTSTIRSSNYPFSDSPLYSQTPPTSSSTYYETTPSSESDITGSVTSQPVSVATGGASSGAAAAGGAGYVIQGGYVLGGGGAAAAAGGGGGGGGQSYSSPNSRAPPATVQWLCDNYEGAEGVSLPRCTLYYHYLLHCQEQKLEPVNAASFGKLIRSVFMGLRTRRLGTRGNSKYHYYGLRIKSGSPLLRLMDEQQHMAMRQQPFSQKNRIKPVQKTQGITNGTSGGAGQQQAAALCDISAQVQQYQQFLEASRPLPEFVDMDLQDRTLPDGILLEHLKAFQTLYREHCEAILDVMVNLQFTLVETLWKSFWRFSQSNDTESLNLHNESEKRLPKSCLVVLCKFEPVLRWTRECDNLLYQTLVEILIPDVLRPIPSALTQAIRNFAKSLENWLTGAMMNIPEEMVRIKVVCVGSFSQTLRRYTSLNHLAQAARAVLQNSAQINQMLSDLNRVDFTNVQEQASWVCQCEDRVVQRLEQDFKMTLQQQNSLEQWATWLDGVVSQVLKPYEHNPITLPKAAKVFLLNWSFYSSMVIRDLTLRSAASFGSFHLIRLLYDEYMYYLIEHRVAQAKGETPIAVMGEFASTVKSRTSPDLEKEEEEEDEEEESEEESGDLVLQSSSLSAVDEEEPMEPPAKQPRATLNLHTP, from the exons ATGGCAACTTCTGGATTCTCGGAGGACCTTCAGCCTCAGCAGGCCAATACAGTAACCATAGCAACTCCTACTGCCACCACACCCTCATCCGCAAAGACAGCACACTTCCTGTCTGAGATCCCACCAACCTCTGGAACCACTGCAACAGCTAACCAATCAGCCACTGCCTCAAAAACAGGACAGGATGTACTTTGTTCTCAAGCACCGCCCACTCAGGCCCAGAGCCAGAAGGCAGTGGTTCTGACCACTCCCACGCAGCACTACGTATCGCCTGAAATCCAGCACTCTACGGTCCAGAAGAGTAATGGTCAGAGCAGCTCTCCTCAGTACATCATAGTAACTGTTACAG AGGGTTCTGTTCACTCCAATGACAGTCTGTCGGACTCCAGCCCGCCTGCCCCTGGCGTTCCTACTCAGGTGGTCCAACCAGTGCAGGCCACCCCACAG AGGTCAGTGTTGCAAGCCGTGTCGCAGGCAGCCAAGAGGATTCAGACAGGCCAAATTAACAACCTACAGTCTGTGCACATTAACCAGGAG GTGGAGCATGTGTACTCTGGCCAGGTGCAGTATGTGGACGGAGCAGGAGATGCAACTTTCACCACATCCACCAT TCGATCGAGCAACTACCCTTTCTCCGACTCGCCCCTCTACTCCCAGacccctcccacctcctcttccaCCTACTATGAGACTACGCCCAGTTCTGAGTCAGACATCACCGGATCTGTTACCTCGCAGCCAGTTTCTGTGGCAACAGGAGGAGCCAGTAGCGGGGCAGCTGCTGCGGGTGGAGCAGGCTACGTTATTCAGGGAGGTTATgtgttaggaggaggaggagcagcagcagcagcaggtggaggaggaggaggaggaggacagagttACTCTAGCCCTAACTCTCGAGCACCACCTGCTACT GTGCAATGGCTTTGTGATAATTACGAGGGGGCTGAGGGGGTGAGTTTACCTCGCTGCACCCTCTACTACCACTACCTGCTGCACTGCCAGGAGCAGAAACTAGAGCCTGTTAATGCTGCGTCTTTTGGCAAACTCATAAGGTCTGTCTTCATGGGGCTACGTACACGAAGATTAGGGaccag agGGAATTCTAAGTACCACTACTATGGCCTGAGGATCAAATCTGGTTCCCCACTGCTCAGACTGATGGATGAACAGCAGCACATGGCGATGAGGCAGCAGCCTTTctcacagaaaaacag GATAAAGCCAGTTCAGAAGACACAGGGGATCACCAATGGTACATCAGGTGGGGCAGGTCAACAGCAGGCGGCGGCACTCTGTGATATTTCAGCCCAGGTGCAACAGTATCAGCAGTTTCTGG AGGCGTCAAGGCCGCTGCCAGAGTTTGTGGACATGGATCTGCAAGATCGAACCCTGCCTGATGGGATCCTTTTAGAACACCTCAAGGCCTTCCAGACTCTCTACAGAGAACACTGTGAG GCCATCCTGGATGTAATGGTTAACCTTCAATTCACTCTTGTGGAGACACTTTGGAAATCCTTCTGGAGGTTCAGCCAGAGCAATGACACAGAATCACTCAACCT GCACAATGAGTCTGAGAAGCGTCTGCCCAAATCGTGCCTGGTGGTGCTGTGTAAGTTTGAGCCAGTGTTGCGCTGGACGAGGGAGTGTGACAACCTGCTGTACCAGACTCTGGTGGAGATCCTCATCCCTGATGTACTGAGACCCATCCCTA GTGCCTTAACTCAGGCCATCCGCAACTTTGCAAAGAGTCTGGAGAATTGGTTGACAGGTGCCATGATGAACATCCCAGAGGAGATGGTTCGCATAAAG GTGGTGTGTGTAGGCTCCTTCTCCCAAACGCTGCGACGCTACACCAGCCTGAACCACCTGGCCCAGGCTGCCCGCGCCGTTCTCCAAAACTCAGCCCAGATCAACCAGATGCTCTCCGACCTCAACCGGGTTGATTTCACTAACGTACAG GAGCAGGCGTCCTGGGTGTGTCAGTGTGAAGACCGTGTGGTCCAGAGACTGGAGCAAGACTTTAAAATGactctgcagcagcaaaacTCCCTGGAGCAGTGGGCTACCTGGCTTGATGGTGTTGTCTCCCAGGTTCTAAAGCCCTACGAGCACAACCCCATCACCCTACCAAAGGCTGCCAAGGTCTTCCTGCTCAACTGGTCCTTCTATAG TTCTATGGTAATCCGGGACCTGACTCTGCGCAGTGCTGCCAGTTTTGGCTCCTTTCACCTGATCCGCTTGCTGTATGATGAGTATATGTACTACCTGATAGAGCACAGGGTGGCCCAGGCTAAAGGAGAGACGCCCATTGCAGTCATGGGAGAA TTTGCCAGCACTGTCAAGAGCCGAACCTCACCAGACCTGGAAAAGG aagaagaggaagaggatgaggaagaggagagcgAAGAAGAGAGCGGAGATCTTGTACTGCAGTCCAGCTCTCTGAGTGCAGTCGATGAGGAGGAGCCAATGGAACCGCCCGCCAAGCAGCCTAGGGCAACTTTAAACCTGCACACACCTTAG
- the rfx1b gene encoding MHC class II regulatory factor RFX1 isoform X1, whose amino-acid sequence MATSGFSEDLQPQQANTVTIATPTATTPSSAKTAHFLSEIPPTSGTTATANQSATASKTGQDVLCSQAPPTQAQSQKAVVLTTPTQHYVSPEIQHSTVQKSNGQSSSPQYIIVTVTEGSVHSNDSLSDSSPPAPGVPTQVVQPVQATPQQRSVLQAVSQAAKRIQTGQINNLQSVHINQEVEHVYSGQVQYVDGAGDATFTTSTIRSSNYPFSDSPLYSQTPPTSSSTYYETTPSSESDITGSVTSQPVSVATGGASSGAAAAGGAGYVIQGGYVLGGGGAAAAAGGGGGGGGQSYSSPNSRAPPATVQWLCDNYEGAEGVSLPRCTLYYHYLLHCQEQKLEPVNAASFGKLIRSVFMGLRTRRLGTRGNSKYHYYGLRIKSGSPLLRLMDEQQHMAMRQQPFSQKNRIKPVQKTQGITNGTSGGAGQQQAAALCDISAQVQQYQQFLEASRPLPEFVDMDLQDRTLPDGILLEHLKAFQTLYREHCEAILDVMVNLQFTLVETLWKSFWRFSQSNDTESLNLHNESEKRLPKSCLVVLCKFEPVLRWTRECDNLLYQTLVEILIPDVLRPIPSALTQAIRNFAKSLENWLTGAMMNIPEEMVRIKVVCVGSFSQTLRRYTSLNHLAQAARAVLQNSAQINQMLSDLNRVDFTNVQEQASWVCQCEDRVVQRLEQDFKMTLQQQNSLEQWATWLDGVVSQVLKPYEHNPITLPKAAKVFLLNWSFYSSMVIRDLTLRSAASFGSFHLIRLLYDEYMYYLIEHRVAQAKGETPIAVMGEFASTVKSRTSPDLEKEEEEEDEEEESEEESGDLVLQSSSLSAVDEEEPMEPPAKQPRATLNLHTP is encoded by the exons ATGGCAACTTCTGGATTCTCGGAGGACCTTCAGCCTCAGCAGGCCAATACAGTAACCATAGCAACTCCTACTGCCACCACACCCTCATCCGCAAAGACAGCACACTTCCTGTCTGAGATCCCACCAACCTCTGGAACCACTGCAACAGCTAACCAATCAGCCACTGCCTCAAAAACAGGACAGGATGTACTTTGTTCTCAAGCACCGCCCACTCAGGCCCAGAGCCAGAAGGCAGTGGTTCTGACCACTCCCACGCAGCACTACGTATCGCCTGAAATCCAGCACTCTACGGTCCAGAAGAGTAATGGTCAGAGCAGCTCTCCTCAGTACATCATAGTAACTGTTACAG AGGGTTCTGTTCACTCCAATGACAGTCTGTCGGACTCCAGCCCGCCTGCCCCTGGCGTTCCTACTCAGGTGGTCCAACCAGTGCAGGCCACCCCACAG CAGAGGTCAGTGTTGCAAGCCGTGTCGCAGGCAGCCAAGAGGATTCAGACAGGCCAAATTAACAACCTACAGTCTGTGCACATTAACCAGGAG GTGGAGCATGTGTACTCTGGCCAGGTGCAGTATGTGGACGGAGCAGGAGATGCAACTTTCACCACATCCACCAT TCGATCGAGCAACTACCCTTTCTCCGACTCGCCCCTCTACTCCCAGacccctcccacctcctcttccaCCTACTATGAGACTACGCCCAGTTCTGAGTCAGACATCACCGGATCTGTTACCTCGCAGCCAGTTTCTGTGGCAACAGGAGGAGCCAGTAGCGGGGCAGCTGCTGCGGGTGGAGCAGGCTACGTTATTCAGGGAGGTTATgtgttaggaggaggaggagcagcagcagcagcaggtggaggaggaggaggaggaggacagagttACTCTAGCCCTAACTCTCGAGCACCACCTGCTACT GTGCAATGGCTTTGTGATAATTACGAGGGGGCTGAGGGGGTGAGTTTACCTCGCTGCACCCTCTACTACCACTACCTGCTGCACTGCCAGGAGCAGAAACTAGAGCCTGTTAATGCTGCGTCTTTTGGCAAACTCATAAGGTCTGTCTTCATGGGGCTACGTACACGAAGATTAGGGaccag agGGAATTCTAAGTACCACTACTATGGCCTGAGGATCAAATCTGGTTCCCCACTGCTCAGACTGATGGATGAACAGCAGCACATGGCGATGAGGCAGCAGCCTTTctcacagaaaaacag GATAAAGCCAGTTCAGAAGACACAGGGGATCACCAATGGTACATCAGGTGGGGCAGGTCAACAGCAGGCGGCGGCACTCTGTGATATTTCAGCCCAGGTGCAACAGTATCAGCAGTTTCTGG AGGCGTCAAGGCCGCTGCCAGAGTTTGTGGACATGGATCTGCAAGATCGAACCCTGCCTGATGGGATCCTTTTAGAACACCTCAAGGCCTTCCAGACTCTCTACAGAGAACACTGTGAG GCCATCCTGGATGTAATGGTTAACCTTCAATTCACTCTTGTGGAGACACTTTGGAAATCCTTCTGGAGGTTCAGCCAGAGCAATGACACAGAATCACTCAACCT GCACAATGAGTCTGAGAAGCGTCTGCCCAAATCGTGCCTGGTGGTGCTGTGTAAGTTTGAGCCAGTGTTGCGCTGGACGAGGGAGTGTGACAACCTGCTGTACCAGACTCTGGTGGAGATCCTCATCCCTGATGTACTGAGACCCATCCCTA GTGCCTTAACTCAGGCCATCCGCAACTTTGCAAAGAGTCTGGAGAATTGGTTGACAGGTGCCATGATGAACATCCCAGAGGAGATGGTTCGCATAAAG GTGGTGTGTGTAGGCTCCTTCTCCCAAACGCTGCGACGCTACACCAGCCTGAACCACCTGGCCCAGGCTGCCCGCGCCGTTCTCCAAAACTCAGCCCAGATCAACCAGATGCTCTCCGACCTCAACCGGGTTGATTTCACTAACGTACAG GAGCAGGCGTCCTGGGTGTGTCAGTGTGAAGACCGTGTGGTCCAGAGACTGGAGCAAGACTTTAAAATGactctgcagcagcaaaacTCCCTGGAGCAGTGGGCTACCTGGCTTGATGGTGTTGTCTCCCAGGTTCTAAAGCCCTACGAGCACAACCCCATCACCCTACCAAAGGCTGCCAAGGTCTTCCTGCTCAACTGGTCCTTCTATAG TTCTATGGTAATCCGGGACCTGACTCTGCGCAGTGCTGCCAGTTTTGGCTCCTTTCACCTGATCCGCTTGCTGTATGATGAGTATATGTACTACCTGATAGAGCACAGGGTGGCCCAGGCTAAAGGAGAGACGCCCATTGCAGTCATGGGAGAA TTTGCCAGCACTGTCAAGAGCCGAACCTCACCAGACCTGGAAAAGG aagaagaggaagaggatgaggaagaggagagcgAAGAAGAGAGCGGAGATCTTGTACTGCAGTCCAGCTCTCTGAGTGCAGTCGATGAGGAGGAGCCAATGGAACCGCCCGCCAAGCAGCCTAGGGCAACTTTAAACCTGCACACACCTTAG
- the rln3b gene encoding relaxin-3b, with product MWKAALLTLGLLVALVDRVRSNDGHPSFYGVKLCGREFIRAVIFTCGGSRWRRSIGDSALIGEEVFDPWNTDPIPQFTSERDPAESKTWKAQTLDVSPLAAGFSRSARSPISEEVLEALRSADRKGRDVVVGLSNACCKWGCSKSEISSLC from the exons ATGTGGAAGGCGGCACTCTTGACATTGGGCTTGTTGGTGGCACTCGTAGACAGGGTGCGCTCCAATGACGGTCATCCCTCTTTCTACGGGGTGAAACTGTGTGGACGAGAGTTCATCCGAGCTGTCATCTTTACCTGTGGTGGTTCGCGCTGGAGGAGAAGCATAGGAGACTCAG CTCTTATTGGAGAAGAAGTCTTTGACCCATGGAACACAGATCCCATTCCTCAATTTACCAGTGAGCGGGATCCTGCAGAGTCCAAAACATGGAAAGCGCAAACGTTGGATGTGTCACCTCTGGCTGCTGGATTCAGCCGCTCAGCTCGCTCGCCAATCTCAGAGGAGGTGCTGGAAGCTCTACGGAGTGCGGATAGAAAAGGACGGGATGTAGTGGTCGGATTGTCCAACGCCTGCTGCAAGTGGGGCTGCAGCAAGAGTGAAATCAGCTCTCTGTGCTGA
- the LOC120800785 gene encoding transportin-2 → MEWQPDEQGLQQVLQLLKDSQSPDTATQRAVQEKLEQLNQFPDFNNYLIFVLTSLKSEDEPTRSLSGLILKNNVKAHYQNFPPNVADFIKRECLNNIGDPSPLIRATIGILITTIASKGELQTWPELLPQLCNLLNSEDYNTCEGSFGALQKICEDSSELLDSDALNRPLNIMIPKFLQFFKHCSPKIRSHAIACVNQFIIGRAQALMDNIDTFIESLFALAGDEDSEVRKNVCRALVMLLEVRIDRLIPHMHSIIQYMLQRTQDPDENVALEACEFWLTLAEQPICKEALSGHLVQLIPILVNGMKYSEIDIILLKGDVEEDETIPDSEQDIKPRFHKSRTVTLQHEGGEGEEGEDIDDDEDDDDDTLSDWNLRCMQGMVPYLPELIPHLIQCLCDKKALVRSIACWTLSRYAHWVVSQPPDAHLKPLMTELLKRILDGNKRVQEAACSAFATLEEEACTELVPYLSFILDTLVFAFGKYQHKNLLILYDAIGTLADSVGHHLNQPEYIQKLMPPLIAKWNELKDEDKDLFPLLECLSSVATALQSGFLPYCEPVYQRCVTLVQKTLAQAMMYSQQPDQYEAPDKDFMIVALDLLSGLAEGLGGHVDTLVARSNIMTLLFQCMQDTMPEVRQSSFALLGDLTKACFPHVKPCIAEFMPILGTNLNPEFISVCNNATWAIGEICMQMGVEMQPYIAMVLNQLVEIINRPNTPKTLLENTAITIGRLGYVCPQEVAPMLPQFIRPWCTSLRNIRDNEEKDSAFRGICMMIGVNPGGVVQDFIFFCDAVASWVNPKDDLRDMFYKILHGFKEQVGEENWQQFSEQFPPLLKERLAACYGV, encoded by the exons ATGGAGTGGCAGCCAGATGAACAGGGTCTGCAGCAAGTGCTTCAGCTACTCAAGGACTCCCAGTCCCcagacacagcaacacaaagagCTGTGCAAGAA AAACTGGAGCAACTTAATCAGTTTCCAGATTTCAACAACTATCTCATTTTTGTCCTCACAAGCCTCAAATCTGAGG ATGAGCCCACTCGCTCTCTGAGCGGCCTTATACTGAAGAACAATGTAAAGGCTCACTACCAGAACTTCCCTCCCAATGTGGCTGACTTCATCAAACGAGAATGCCTCAACAACATCGGAGACCCTTCACCGCTCATCAGAGCTACAATTG gTATCCTGATCACGACCATAGCCTCTAAAGGAGAGCTGCAGACCTGGCCAGAACTGCTGCCTCAGCTCTGTAATCTGCTCAACTCGGAGGACTATAACACCTGCGAG GGTTCTTTTGGAGCGCTGCAGAAAATCTGCGAGGACTCATCTGAATTGTTGGATAGCGATGCTCTGAACAGACCTCTCAACATTATGATTCCCAAATTCCTCCAGTTCTTCAAACACTGCAGCCCCAAGATCAG gTCCCATGCTATAGCATGTGTGAACCAGTTCATCATTGGTCGAGCTCAGGCTCTGATGGATAACATAGACACCTTCATTGAG AGTCTGTTTGCACTGGCCGGTGACGAGGACAGTGAAGTGCGGAAGAACGTGTGCAGGGCTCTTGTCATGCTGCTGGAGGTCCGCATTGACCGCCTCATCCCGCACATGCACAGCATCATCCAG TACATGCTGCAGCGCACCCAGGACCCAGATGAAAACGTAGCTCTGGAGGCCTGTGAGTTCTGGCTGACACTGGCTGAACAGCCCATCTGCAAAGAAGCCCTGTCTGGCCACTTGGTCCA aTTGATTCCTATCTTGGTGAATGGGATGAAATACTCTGAGATTGACATTATTCTTCTAAAG GGAGACGTTGAAGAGGACGAGACGATTCCAGACAGTGAGCAAGATATCAAACCTCGCTTCCACAAGTCCCGCACCGTCACTTTGCAGCACGAAGGAGGGGAGGGCGAGGAGGGGGAAGACATTGATGACGATGAGGACGACGATGATGATACGCTGTCTGACTGGAACCTAC GCTGCATGCAAGGCATGGTACCTTATTTGCCTGAGCTCATCCCCCACCTTATTCAATGTTTGTGCGACAAGAAGGCCCTGGTCCGCTCCATCGCCTGCTGGACCCTCAGCCGCTATGCCCACTGGGTGGTCAGCCAGCCCCCCGACGCCCATCTCAAACCCCTCATGACTGAGCTGCTCAAACGCATTCTGGATGGCAATAAGAGGGTGCAGGAAGCGGCATGCAG CGCGTTCGCTACCCTGGAGGAGGAGGCATGTACGGAGCTGGTGCCTTATCTGAGCTTCATCCTGGACACGTTGGTCTTTGCTTTTGGGAAGTATCAGCACAAGAACTTGCTCATTCTTTATGATGCCATAGGAACACTGGCGGACTCCGTGGGTCACCATCTCAACCAGCCT GAGTACATACAGAAGCTGATGCCTCCGCTGATAGCCAAGTGGAACGAACTAAAGGATGAAGACAAAGATCTCTTCCCTCTGCTAGAGTGTCTGTCGTCTGTTGCCACGGCGCTGCAGAGCGGCTTTCTCCCATACTGCGAGCCCGTCTACCAGCGCTGCGTCACCCTGGTCCAGAAGACACTGGCTCAGGCCATG ATGTACAGTCAGCAGCCGGACCAGTACGAGGCACCCGACAAGGACTTCATGATCGTGGCTCTGGATCTTTTAAGTGGCTTGGCTGAGGGACTTGGGGGCCATGTGGACACACTTGTGGCTCGCAGTAACATCATGACTCTGCTTTTCCAGTGCATGCAG GATACGATGCCTGAAGTAAGACAGAGTTCATTTGCTCTATTGGGTGACTTGACGAAGGCTTGCTTCCCTCATGTCAAACCATGCATTG CTGAATTCATGCCAATCCTTGGGACAAATCTGAACCCAGAGTTCATCTCAGTCTGCAATAACGCTACCTGGGCCATAGGAGAGATCTGTATGCAGATGG GAGTGGAGATGCAGCCGTACATCGCTATGGTTCTCAACCAGCTGGTTGAGATTATTAATCGACCAAACACCCCCAAGACCCTGCTGGAGAACACTG CAATCACCATCGGTCGACTCGGCTATGTGTGCCCTCAGGAGGTTGCTCCCATGCTGCCGCAGTTTATCCGACCTTG GTGTACGTCTCTGCGGAACATCCGAGACAACGAGGAGAAGGACTCTGCCTTCCGCGGGATTTGCATGATGATTGGTGTGAACCCAGGAGGTGTGGTGCAG gaCTTCATCTTCTTCTGTGATGCAGTGGCCTCCTGGGTGAATCCTAAAGATGATCTGAGAGACATGTTCTACAAG